A segment of the Lycium ferocissimum isolate CSIRO_LF1 chromosome 5, AGI_CSIRO_Lferr_CH_V1, whole genome shotgun sequence genome:
gttttccctttttttttttttttgtcttcgcTCTAGATGTTTGAAAGATTCAATTTTGAATGCCTTTTTACGGACCTTCACAGTATTGCTGTTTTTTTCCCTGTACATACCCAAAAGTTGGATTCTTTAGTTCATTGTGAAGCAATAGAAAagacttaattttttttgttcttggttTCTTGATGAATTCTAGGTGAAAACCACAGCATTGTTTTCTGGGCCATTTGAAAATCTTCAGCATTATAACAGCTCTGATAATTTTTGAGTGATGGATGGGAGACGGCATTCGGTTGATGTTCCCATATCGAAAACGCTGGTTGCACTTAGAAGAGTGAAGTCACTTAGGGATCCAACCACAAATTCGATAAGCAAGTTCTCCACAATGGTTGATAAGTTGAATTGGGAAACAAATTCAAATAATGCTATTACTTTAGGATTTGAAAATAGACAAGAAGTAGGCTACAATGAACCAAATGGCTTCTCTTTGTATGCCAACCTGGAGGACTATGTAGGTGATCAGGAACTTAACTGCAATATGGGGAACTGCAAACCACAGTTGATTTCGCCTCAAATGGAGCCTTGGAACGGTAATGTCGAAATGTCTAACCTATGCAAACCAAATGAGATAGAAAGAGGAAATAAATCATCAAGTAAAAGATTAGGTCATCCTTACAGGGATCAAGGAATGGCAATGACTTGTACAACACCTTTTGATGCCTTGGAGGAGGGCACCGGTTCCAGTAAAGAATCAATTGGAGCAGTGCAGGCGAAAGATGTAGCTTattattcaacaaaaaagaattGCAAACATAAAAAACATACTAGATCATCTAGAACAGCAGCTGGTGATATCTTGAGTCGTGTAGGTAGTCCCTACTTTTCATTAAGCGATGCTCCAATCGAAAGCTCAAACCATGCGATTTCACTATATGGAAATGAAGATGTTGACAATGTGGATTCTGATCACGGTGGATGTGGAATTAGCTCTTGCTGGTTAGGCACCCCTAAATTTAGGGGATCAAGTCCTCTTGAAGAGAGACCACTTCTGTCTGCAGGAATAGGTGACACACTCTTAGCTCTACAAAGAAGAAGCTGGACGAGAGATAACAATGGAGTTGCTTCACACTCAGAAAGTCCTAGAAATCTCAGTCAAAAGTTCAGGCCAAAATCATTCACTGAAATGGTTGGACAGAACGTGGTATCAAGGTCTCTGTTGAATGCAATCTCGATTGGGCGGATAAATCCATTCTACCTGTTTCATGGTCCTCGTGGTACGGGAAAAACATGCGCGTCAAGAATATTTGCAGCCGCATTAAATTGTCTTTCTCCTGATGCTGAGAAACCATGTGGCCTCTGTAGAGATTGTGTTCTGTATTTCTCAGGAAGAAGCAAGGATGTTAGAGAAGTAGATTCCttgaaaatcaataaaatgGAGAGAGTTAGATTAATTATCAAGAATGCAGTGGCACCTCCTGTTTCATCCAAATTTAAGATTTTTATAATTGATGAGTGCCACTTATTGCGAGAGGAAACATGGACTAGCATTTTAAATCACCTGGAAGAACTATCTCGCCATGTGATATTCATAATGATCACCCCTGACCTTGATAAGCTGCCTCGTAGTGCAGTATCACGGTCCCAGAAGTatcatttttccaaaataaaagaaCTTGATATTTCTACTAGGTTACGTGAAATTTGTGAAGATGAAGGACTCGATTTTAATCAGGATGCTTTGGATTTCATTGCTTGTAAATCAAATGGCTCACTTCGAGATGGAGAGATAATGCTTGAACAGCTAAGTTTGCTTGGGAAAAGAATAACAATGCCTTTAGTCTATGAGCTAGTAGGTGTTCAATTGTGAATTTcttgtattttccttttctatttcCTCGTTTTATAAAAGTCGTGATAATTAATGTTGTCCATTCATCTTCTCTGCAGATTGGAGCTGTCTCTGATGATGAGTTGCTAGAGTTGCTGCATCTGGCATTGTCATCTGACACTTCAAATACAGTTAAAAGAGCCAGAGAGCTAATGAGATCTAGAATAGATCCCATGCAATTGGTATCACAGCTGGCAAATCTAATAATGGACATTCTTGCTGGAAAATGTCAAACAAGTGCTTGTGAAGTCAAAGACAGGCTATTCAGCGGACACATTTGTAAGTATTAGGTTTCATGGTTATTCGTCCCTTTGTATGTTGCTAACATATCTTGCCAATTTTTTGTCCTACTTGACTTCTGCATGTTGCaaatcaatattttattttggatGATGACTGATCAAATCAGCGGTATCAGCTGGGATTGGTGACTGATGGGGGTGTAGATGGCTTAGTTACTACCCTTTATATGTTTTTCTCGTGTACTGACTCCAAATCATCTTTAAGGTTGCGTATTGCTTGATTAATTTCATTTACATTAGTTTGCAGTACCTATTTCAGGTTTCAAGTCTTCTGACGAAATTGGACATTTATCTTGCAAGTGCCATTCTCATTCAGTTTTAAATTAATGTTTCCTAAAAGAATCATTGAACAAATTGTTTGGTCATATAGACTGTCCATAAGAAGTATTTTCGAGGAGAGCTCAAGCATAAATTGTATCTCCATTGTGCGATTCTGATGGTGACCTGATAGTGCACTTCTTGACTAAAATCCTTTTTGGTAGACCACTTGCTTCCTCAAAACTACTTTAGGGAATTTAGCAGATAAAGTTATTGATTGAGAAAGAACTGCGCAAATATCTGCTTTAATTCTgtccattttctttttaattcagaGTTGTAATCATTGTTTTGCTGATTGACTCATCTTTCTTTTCCCCTACTGTCTAATAATTATTTGCTCTTACTCCTCTGTACTTTATGTGCTGCATTTTGTTCTTTAATTAGAAGTCTAGAATTAATTATACCTTATAGgtatgaaacaaaaaaaattcaacagtTCAACTCAACTTTCTTGTTGTGAAAATTTTGAGGTTGCCTTTTAAATAATCTCTCTATGATGTGCTCCACTTTTTCATTGTCTTGTAAGACTGTTATATCTAAAAGATTGCATTTTTACTGCTGTATATCATAGCTGAAGCTGAGAAACAGCAACTTAGTCATGCACTCAAAGTACTCTCTGAGACTGAAAAACAATTGAGGGTGTCAAAAAATCAAACAACATGGCTGACTGCTGCGCTTCTACAGTTAAGCTCAGTGAGTTCTTCAGTCGATGCCAAAGATGGAAACTCATGCTTGAGAACGGTATACGAACAAGGTGGGATGACTGACACTCTCCTGTACTTCTCAATTTCCGGACAAGGCTAAATTTTATGTTCGACAAGTTCATTGCCGTGGAATTTTGTTTCTGTTGTGTCAGATCCTGATGGTAATCTTTGTAGTACATCATCAACAAGTGAGAGTTTGAAGCACCTTACAAGTTGTGCATGTGAAAGCATCGAATCTTGCAAAAAGGGAATGCAGGATGATAAGGAAACTCTGGCGTCTATATGGTATAGAGCTGTTGAAATGTGCGAATCCAATTCACTTGCAAACTTTTTGAGAAGAGGGAAATTGTCATCAATTTGTCTTAAGCAAGGTAGGAgtttccatgctttacatgttTATTGCATCAGATCTTCAGCTTTGCCATCTCAGTGAATACATAGGTCTATCTCGACCTGATTACAttgtcatcttttctccaaTCCAATGTATAATTTGAGCCACACATGTCTCCTATTTTGGTAAATGTTGGCACTTCAAATGCTGAGCTTTGCAAAACCTCCTTTAATCTGAAGAAGTTGAAATAGGGAACAACTTTTGAGTTGGACCTCCATGCTGTTTTTCTGTAATAAATTAAGCTGGAATTTGTATCTTTAATATCCTTCTGTTGTCCTAATTACTCCCACTTGTGTGCGCTCCGAAGGTACCAAATGTGCTTTCCATGGGTAATGAGCCCTTTTGCTTTTCTGTTTCCATCTGTCCTTTCAACAGCGTATTCTAGCTCTTGGCACCTTNNNNNNNNNNNNNNNNNNNNNNNNNNNNNNNNNNNNNNNNNNNNNNNNNNNNNNNNNNNNNNNNNNNNNNNNNNNNNNNNNNNNNNNNNNNNNNNNNNNNtaatctctttgacattattaaataaattaatttaaatcacaatcaaataaatcacaagaaaataaattacaacaaattaaattgcgtaaattaaattgctagaattaaattagaaaaataaagatagagttggaacgaaggtaccaaattgccggattaatttccaacaaagtcaagacggctagaattgcaaatccaccaaagctacttcggattgttgcaaaatcaccaactccaccaacaatattataattgcaaaattaataactgaaagttgaaactataataagactttgctagttattgcaaaataattataattgagagattgagatttgagagaaagaagagtgaattggtagAATTAAAACagaaatgaagaagggtttatatagggtGGGGGatggttaaagtgttaaaaaaaattaaataaaaattaacaaaatggccGTTTGGTAatggccatttttgcaaatggaccacAACGGTCCATTAATCTTATTAATCGCGGCTCCGTTCcgctcttttccttttttttttttttttttttaatttcaccgTTTAACTGTCCGGCTCCACAATGGGCGAACTCGGCTCCTGCCTCCTAAAATAtgaaccggaccggtaaacAATTATACTAACCGATTCCCACGGCTCAAGCTTAACTGTCCTAAGTACGGTTAAAACCTGTTAACCCAAACCGGTTGACACCTTTTAATCGTGAGTTTACGAGAAAGCATCGTGTAGAAAATGGTGCAAAGGTCCAAGTCCGAAATAGATAGTGTTGTATGCACTCAAAGAATCACTTCAAGAAAGAGTTGACAGATTATTTGTAGATGtggttttaaaaaggaaaactacgtatatatacatgttaaaaaaatatttatgaaacgTGACaatagtttttcttatttacaaaatataacaatatattattattaaaaaacatgacgaattttcatatattttttttttcaagcaaataaaatatatattttttacaaaaaataattttttttttaattttttttaatattttttttttgctcaaaggcttaaaaattacttcaaatttttgtgtatgtatgaaaaaaatgaatgaaatatgtatgtgtgagtgaaatttttaatataattttcatacacaaaattgtgagagaaaactttaagccttgaatattgtatgaaagttgttacaatgttgttatagttgtattaatttttcaaaacctaatatgaactttatacgaaaaatgaatgaaattctaagtcttgagcgaggatatacacatttcataccattctcatgcataaaattttgagcgaaatgtttaagccttgatcgagatgtacacatttcatatgttttttatacataaaatttgagcgaacttttaatcccttgagcaagatatacacattttatacacaaaaatttgagcgattattttaagtcttgaatgttgtatcaaagttatatataatgttgttgtagttgtattaattttatagaaatctaacatgaagtttatacacaaaaatgtgagtaaaattttaagacttgagcgagatacaaatttcatttaCACAATTTTGAGCCgaattttaagccttgaacagatatacacatttcatatatttttcataatcGTTTTCATACTAAATATTGAGCGAACTTTTAAGcgttgagcgagatatacatttcatacaactttcatacataattttttagcaaaaaatatttacaaaaatttaaaaataattttttaaaaataattttttttttttaagcatgctttgtataggtttgtaatgttatattttataaatataaaactatcgtcacgtttcataaatatttctccttaagatgtatatatacagTTTGTATCTTTTAAAACTGTGCAACCTcagatatgatgatgatatgaggaGAAATTTTCTAATAATGGGTCTCCATGATGACAACTGCCAACTGACAAAAATAGTTGTAGGAGACTcattctggaaattttgggcCCACGAATAGGCATTTTTTAAAACCAGAATCTTGACGTAAATTTCCGGCTAAATACGTAGGCCGCTCCCTTAATACTCGTTTATACGAgggataaaaaataaataatttcaaaattaaatttaaaaaataaatttatttcacGTTTGATTTAGATAAAATTATGATATAACTAACTAATCTCAAAATTATAACGTTAATTTATCCTGCGAAAACGAAATTATTAATTCAGCGATAAGTTATCATGCGATAACTTATTTCCAACCAAACCACGCCTGACACCTCAACTACGTTTAGATTTGAACACTTGGAACTCAAATTGAATTGTACTGTATCTATTACACATACTTTTATAGTCCTCAAAATTTCAAAAGCGTCTGTCTCAATTGCTTATGACATGAAAGAACCTATGTCAAACTGACACATGGTTGTCAAGCCAAAACGCTCCCGAAAAGAAGACAAATATATTGAGCCGACAGtcttcaatcttcttcatttcttcttgTACTTTTCCCTTtagtttcattcttttcttcttctactttcttttttcctcttccttttcttttctctttttctttctaaagtTTATGTCTATATACCTTAGCTTTCTTCATCTCCCTTTCTTCGTTCTAACATTTATTTATTCCATACCCAAAAATTCATTACTCATTTTCTTAATCACCTTATTTAACCACCCAACACCACTGACAATTAGGCGTTGTTTCTTTGAATTCAAGTGGAAGAAACTGAAAGTGGGAAAACTGAAATTCTGTCTTCTTCGTTGTTTTGAGTCATTTTCTGCTGCTAGATCCTAtaataggagaaaatatttataaaataaaaaagtaaaacaaagtGAATCTTTTATGCTTGCTTCTTTAGTATCCCAAGTCttaatgaagaaataaaatctgaaaaattgTTCGTTgcctaatactccctccgtcccgtAATAAGGCCACGCTAAAAATTATTGTTTATAATAAGTgtacttaaaaaatttaaatttaaattgactaatttttttcaaCTCTATTCTTTAGATAAAAACcacaagttaaagtaacatttaaataatgattgaaaaaatcacataataatTCGGTATTGTTAAATTTCCAATgttaaaagaaaattactaACCATGCATgctttaattaaaaagaaaaattaatttatttttattatatagaagtaatttagtaaattttacattgcattattaattttttaatatgcgtATTTTCAGCTAAAACAATACTTAtcatgggacagagggagtaatatctATGCTGGCAATGCTTCAAACTTAAAGATGAGTTTTTGCATTAACTTTTGGAGTTAAAAACAATAGAGAAATAGAGAAGTCTGGAGAAAGAAATGGCAAGAGCAGAGAAAGAAAACGTATGTCTATACTGATTTTATGGTGACTTGTCACATCAACATTGTGTTTCGAATATGAAAGTTTAATAGGTAAAAATCTCATTTGAGGTGTCCTAAGTAAAAATCAGAATCAAATTTAGAGAACCGTCCATGTATTTCGCCTAAATTTCTTTACTCAAGTGGCGATGTTAACTGCTAAAGTTATAGTTGCGTCATCCTCTGATTTTCATAACCTATCACCAGTCAGTCAAGCTTGTGTTGCCTGCATCTTGCACAACAGAACCATCAAAAttacaataattaacaaatataaAATTGTTGGGCCCATGGGCAAATAGCGTTTAGTTTTGTAATATAAAGTCCATAAACCGCATGTGATTTAACACCCTGAAGTCAGACCAGTTCCACCTAatcttaaaataaatattagtacCTCTTACTCGTATAAAAACAAATTCTTAGAATTCCAAGATGTAACCATTTGAATGCTAGTTGGCAAATATTAAACTAATGGACGTGTAAATCAAGAGCAAAGAAGAGGCCAAGTGCTAAACAACTTTTTATACCAAAAGAATCAGAATCCATCACACGGTCAATTCCAATTCTCCCAATCACTTCACGGAAAtattcaaatttctcaactacCACCTGTAAAAATCATTGcacaaattttctcaaaataatttaagaaaaaatgaaatcaaataaaataaagacaCATAACAAGTCCCCGAAACGCCCCAAATACTTACTCCACCCACTAAACATCTAATACAATTTACTTACCCTTCCTGGgaatttataatttcttttatggtGTAACACCGCGAGGCGAGCCTCTAGACTCCTGAGGTGTTTGGCCTTCGGAACCTTTAGAGGGATCATCGGAAGATTGTCGAAGACCATCATCCGTATCACCTCTATTCATTTCTTCGATCATCCTTACTACCTCCGTCATGGAAGGCCGTTGGTCTGGCACAGTAGCAACACATGCCATACCTATCTGAAGTAGTTGTACCATCTCTTCTTCCACATTATGGTATCGCATTAGCTCAACGTCAAACACCTCCGCTGTCCATTCTTCCCTTACAACGCTTTGGACCCACCTAGGCAAATCGATGCCTTCTTCACCTAGTGAAGCTTGGTTCGGGGCTTTGCCCGTTAAGAGCTCCAACATTAATACTCCAAAGCTATACACATCAGATTTAAATGTGACTTTTCGAAGTTTCAAGAACCTCCGGTGCACGATATCCTGCAACACGGTGATTGACTGGTGTTGCCAGTGGAGAAAAGAGGGTTTAATCCGTAATCAGATACACATGCATCCTGGTTATCTTGTTTAAGGAGAACATTGGAAGCCTTGATGTTTCCATGGACAACTTTTCCTGAAATATGGAGGAATGCAATGCCTCTTGCTGCACCTAACACTATTCTCATTCGACTGTCCCAGTCAAGTGGTGTACGGCCTGATCCTCTGCTGCCTACAAGAATTAAGCAAACACTTGAGTAAACAAAACAGAGCTATTTCATCTTCTAATACCGACTACTATTACTTAAAAAAACAAGAATTAGCGATGGACAAATTTCATAGCTAAACAGCAAAATCTGTCTCTAATCCTACTTGGCTTACCTAATTATCAACAAATTCTGTTAGCTATGAGTAATTTAGCCACGGGAGTTCATAGCTGATtctagtttttttattttgtagtgTACAAGAATTAACcaaagtaaatattttaattagacAATGACCAATGCCAATGCAAATTAGCGTTTCTGTATTTTTCCGGTCAACAAGTTGGATTCAAATTCAAAGCAGTTGAGTTACTCAAGAGGACGTAGTCTATTATTAGCTTTTCTTTTGCACTTTATTTCTTcaccaaaaaagaagaaaatgggtGACAGCAAGAATCAATGGACAATGGAGTAAAGCAGCACGTTATTtcaccaaaaagaagaaaatgaggggACAGCAAGAATCAATGATCAATAAAGTAAAGCAAAAGAATTAGATAGATGAATAATAATCGGACAATTATAACCACCAAATAGCTTAAAGCCAAAGTAATGTAAGCCTTTTAAGTCATTAAGTAAGGTTACGATACAACAATTACTACTAACATCATGACTTGAAAATTGTGGGGTTTGAAAACCAAATGCTTTGATTGATAGTAGTTAATTAGTACTATGATATCACCAATGCACTTTGTTATTCCCTTCCCCATTTCCCCAAtgtttaatgaaaaaaaaaatatatatatatatatatataattacaattCTACAGGTAGTTTTGCTGATTGGGGTAACCATGCATGGACTACTTGGGGTAATTAGGGAAAAGCACATATTTTGGGCATAGACACAAGCAAGGcaacaaaagaaaaggtaaatcttggacaaaaagaaaagtcttgttttccaattttaaaaattcatttcATCATTTATAAAGGACGGCATGTCGGCAAGGAATCATGGTGGTCTGTTGCTATGTAACGTTGTTTTCattaaaaaagtaaaagtacTAAAAAAGTAACAAATCTACAAATTGCCACTGTTCCAAAAAGAATGTTGCTGTAGCTTAAGGAATTATTATCGGAACAAAATGCACAATTTGCGCTGGACTTGATTATAAATGTGCTCACATAGAAAGTGAATAGCTTATTCTACATTTTCTACTTAAAAAAGTACTAAATGAAGTGGTACCAAACTTCAATTATTATTGAGAGAACAATAATGCAATCCAGTTCAGAAGCGCTGTAAACTATGGTTACAATGTGGCAGGATCTTCACGTGTATAGATTGAAGTCCCatcaattctttcaaaagcaaacaaaataaaaattaaatctttttcATGGCCATAACTCACCTAAGCCTCAAAGTCTTCTCAAGAATCAGAAGAACTCCCTAAAATCTAGCACGGATTAAATGCTACATTTATTGCCATAAAAAGTTAAAGACTTAATGGATTCAAGTGTTATTAACTGCAAATTTGAAATGCTGAATCTTTCATCTTTTAGCAAATTTCAGATAACAGCAGCCAGAGAATgcagaaaaaaataaagtataacTATCAAACAGCAGCCAGAGAATGCAGAAAAATATACtaataaaagaacaaaattgagtttctttaaaataaaataaaaagaccaAGAAGAACAAAGGAATTGATTAAGCATACCATGAAGAAGAGCAGACAAACTTCCAGCAGGCATATAATCGGAGACCAACAATTTCTCATCTTTAGAGAAGTAAAAAAGCTCTCAAAGGCAACACATTTTCATGTTTCATCTTCCCCAAAGCTTCCAATTGTTGCTCAAACTCTCTCTTTGCACCACAACATCTTTCAACCTTTTCACAACCACAGTAGTACCTTCTTCAAGAACAGCTTTATAACTAG
Coding sequences within it:
- the LOC132056033 gene encoding protein STICHEL-like 2; its protein translation is MDGRRHSVDVPISKTLVALRRVKSLRDPTTNSISKFSTMVDKLNWETNSNNAITLGFENRQEVGYNEPNGFSLYANLEDYVGDQELNCNMGNCKPQLISPQMEPWNGNVEMSNLCKPNEIERGNKSSSKRLGHPYRDQGMAMTCTTPFDALEEGTGSSKESIGAVQAKDVAYYSTKKNCKHKKHTRSSRTAAGDILSRVGSPYFSLSDAPIESSNHAISLYGNEDVDNVDSDHGGCGISSCWLGTPKFRGSSPLEERPLLSAGIGDTLLALQRRSWTRDNNGVASHSESPRNLSQKFRPKSFTEMVGQNVVSRSLLNAISIGRINPFYLFHGPRGTGKTCASRIFAAALNCLSPDAEKPCGLCRDCVLYFSGRSKDVREVDSLKINKMERVRLIIKNAVAPPVSSKFKIFIIDECHLLREETWTSILNHLEELSRHVIFIMITPDLDKLPRSAVSRSQKYHFSKIKELDISTRLREICEDEGLDFNQDALDFIACKSNGSLRDGEIMLEQLSLLGKRITMPLVYELIGAVSDDELLELLHLALSSDTSNTVKRARELMRSRIDPMQLVSQLANLIMDILAGKCQTSACEVKDRLFSGHISEAEKQQLSHALKVLSETEKQLRVSKNQTTWLTAALLQLSSVSSSVDAKDGNSCLRTVYEQDPDGNLCSTSSTSESLKHLTSCACESIESCKKGMQDDKETLASIWYRAVEMCESNSLANFLRRGKLSSICLKQGRSFHALHVYCIRSSALPSQ